The Fluviicola sp. genome contains a region encoding:
- a CDS encoding AraC family transcriptional regulator, translating into MIRETLDSKEINTLRDLPDMIPVFREFFEDWAIRVFNREQHECRNYLSPNRREFYKALLITKGTGVFTMGLNTYYIDEPTLLFIHPNDIISWKNLSEESGGFYVLFKKSFISKHLQLKAIIDKYGLFSDKSKSVIRLTESEVPRISQYFEKMQEEEQDETSEFREDSMQAFLQLLMVESMKVARFPKPDEVTEDYSNIHQFFDLLERETSGINYANPIRIKTAKEFANDLQMHPNYLNAVLKKHTGQNASTHIRNRILDEAKALLVQTDWSLQDISYSVGFAEQPNFSQFFKKNTGFTPAEFRRSF; encoded by the coding sequence ATGATCAGAGAAACTCTTGACAGCAAGGAAATCAACACCCTCCGGGATTTGCCGGATATGATCCCGGTTTTTCGCGAATTCTTTGAAGACTGGGCCATCCGGGTGTTTAACCGCGAGCAGCACGAATGCCGGAATTATTTGTCGCCAAACAGAAGGGAATTTTACAAAGCTTTGTTGATCACAAAAGGAACCGGTGTTTTCACTATGGGCCTGAACACCTATTACATCGATGAGCCGACACTGTTGTTCATTCATCCGAACGATATTATTTCCTGGAAAAACCTCTCGGAAGAGTCCGGAGGCTTTTACGTGCTCTTCAAAAAGTCTTTTATCAGCAAGCATTTACAGCTGAAAGCTATTATTGACAAGTATGGGTTATTTTCGGACAAAAGCAAAAGCGTGATCCGTTTGACGGAAAGCGAAGTCCCGCGCATCAGCCAGTACTTTGAAAAAATGCAGGAAGAAGAGCAGGACGAGACCAGCGAATTCCGGGAAGATTCCATGCAGGCTTTCTTGCAGCTGCTGATGGTGGAAAGCATGAAAGTGGCGCGTTTCCCGAAACCCGATGAGGTAACGGAAGACTACTCGAACATTCACCAATTCTTCGATCTGCTGGAGAGAGAAACTTCCGGGATCAATTATGCCAATCCGATCCGGATCAAAACCGCTAAAGAATTTGCAAACGACCTGCAAATGCACCCGAATTACTTGAATGCAGTTCTAAAGAAACATACCGGCCAAAATGCCAGCACACATATCCGTAACCGGATTTTGGACGAAGCCAAAGCTTTGCTGGTTCAAACCGACTGGAGTTTACAGGACATCAGCTACAGCGTTGGTTTTGCCGAGCAGCCCAACTTTAGCCAGTTCTTTAAAAAGAATACCGGTTTCACACCGGCTGAATTCAGACGAAGTTTTTAA
- a CDS encoding SDR family NAD(P)-dependent oxidoreductase codes for MKKSVLIIGAGQGLSRGVAEKFAAEGFAINLISRNRGNLERLKEHLNSKGIQVDYALADAGNTEELGKAIRELCNWNDGFDVVLYNAAVLKEKDILEETSESLTQEFTINVANALHALQATHDGLKQKQGAFLITGGGLAINPHPSYGSLSIGKAGIRSLAYQLHERLKDDGIYVGLLTVAGFITPDSATHSPDVLADLFWKIYSERTAVEYKQ; via the coding sequence ATGAAAAAATCAGTATTAATTATCGGAGCAGGTCAAGGGCTAAGCCGGGGAGTTGCGGAGAAGTTCGCAGCCGAAGGATTCGCCATTAACCTGATCAGCCGCAACAGGGGAAACCTGGAACGATTGAAAGAACACCTTAACTCGAAAGGAATCCAGGTGGATTACGCCCTGGCAGATGCCGGGAACACGGAAGAACTGGGAAAAGCCATCCGCGAATTATGCAACTGGAACGATGGGTTCGATGTAGTGCTTTACAACGCAGCAGTTCTGAAAGAAAAAGACATCCTGGAAGAAACATCGGAAAGTCTTACGCAAGAATTCACAATCAACGTGGCCAATGCCTTACACGCTTTGCAGGCAACTCACGACGGATTGAAACAAAAGCAGGGCGCATTTCTTATAACCGGTGGTGGTTTGGCCATCAATCCGCATCCTTCCTACGGCTCATTATCTATTGGAAAAGCAGGAATCAGAAGCCTCGCTTACCAGTTGCATGAACGTTTGAAAGACGACGGAATTTACGTTGGCTTGCTAACCGTTGCAGGTTTCATTACTCCCGACAGCGCCACGCATTCGCCGGATGTTTTAGCAGACTTGTTTTGGAAAATCTACAGCGAAAGAACCGCAGTTGAGTACAAACAATAA